TGGGTTTCTGCAGGAATTTTTAAAGCTAAGTTCCCTTTAAGCGTGGGGACCTTTACTTCCCCGCCCAACACCGCTGTTGTTAGCGGTACATCAATGTTGGTAAGTAAATCATTTTCTTGCCGTTCAAATGTTTGGTGAGGTTTGACAACCACCGATAAATATAAATCGCCCCCTGCACCGCGCCCTTGCCCGGCAATTCTTATTCGTGACCCGGTTTTTACCCCGGCCGGAATTTTTACTTCAATGCGCTTTTCGGACGGTTGTGTTCCCGTTCCCATGCATGTCGGACAAGGCGCCTTTTGGACGCGCCCGCTTCCTTTGCAAGTAGGGCAGGGTTTTTGGTCTTGGATGCTGAAAAGGCGGGTCGATCCGCTAAATGCCTCTTCCAAGGTTACTTCAATGGAAGACTCAATATCCCTGGCTTGCTTCGGAG
Above is a genomic segment from Dehalococcoidales bacterium containing:
- a CDS encoding DnaJ C-terminal domain-containing protein, with protein sequence MAEKDYYKLLGVDKTADDKEIKQAFRKLARKYHPDVNPGDKSAEEKFKQISEAYEVLSDAEKRKKYDQFGDQWQYADRFSKGAQGGQGAGYQHYDFSDIFGGGGQSQSYSFGGDDLGSIFGDLFNMGRKQKQAPPKQARDIESSIEVTLEEAFSGSTRLFSIQDQKPCPTCKGSGRVQKAPCPTCMGTGTQPSEKRIEVKIPAGVKTGSRIRIAGQGRGAGGDLYLSVVVKPHQTFERQENDLLTNIDVPLTTAVLGGEVKVPTLKGNLALKIPAET